A genomic segment from Pseudomonadales bacterium encodes:
- a CDS encoding FAD-binding protein has translation MSWDKEVDVLVVGSGNGALTAAICCHDMSKLSAADGQADDILVVEKSAHFGGTSAISGGGVWVPNNRYAKAAGAADNFDDAYRYLDHTVPADLVERDMLKTYLQNAPRMIDFLHNRTRVRYVSLSGYPDYFSDAPGAREGHRSMEPEPINWSVLKQEMQRMRPDGALYAQGKFALTQTEGKALIERKPERSRILLRMMLSYYLDIPWLLKRKGFSRRTTGGGAGVIRLFLSLQDRHIPLWTNSPMRELIVEDDRVVGAIVEQQGQRMRIKARKAVMLGAGGFEHNQAMREQYLPQPTNTEWSAGCKHNTGDAIRAGEAIGAQTALMNNAWWCTTKEMPNRPYPFLSIVNKSLPGTICVNKNGERFSNESQNYMSFLLETFEQYQAGNPCVPAYMVFDQSFRDKRSVWPWALPDKMIPKEYFTEGVIAKGATPAELAEKLGIDPQGLSQTIQRFNGFAETGKDLDFKRGDAAYDRYYGDSSVKPNPCLGKLEQAPFYAVRINPGDFGTQGGMVINQYAQVQHSDGAPIPGLYAFGNNSAAVLPTYPGPGSTLGPAMTFAYQASKHVYNFADE, from the coding sequence ATGAGTTGGGATAAAGAAGTCGATGTTTTGGTTGTGGGCTCAGGCAATGGTGCCTTAACCGCAGCCATTTGTTGTCACGACATGTCAAAGCTAAGCGCTGCTGACGGCCAAGCTGACGATATTTTAGTCGTTGAGAAGAGCGCGCATTTTGGCGGCACCAGCGCTATTTCAGGTGGCGGTGTCTGGGTGCCAAATAATCGCTACGCAAAAGCTGCAGGCGCGGCCGATAATTTTGACGATGCCTATCGCTATCTTGATCATACTGTGCCAGCCGACTTAGTTGAGCGCGATATGCTTAAAACGTATTTGCAAAATGCGCCCAGAATGATTGATTTTTTGCACAATCGTACACGTGTTAGATATGTCTCGCTAAGTGGCTATCCCGATTATTTTTCGGATGCGCCTGGCGCGCGAGAGGGCCATCGTTCGATGGAGCCAGAGCCGATTAATTGGTCGGTGTTGAAACAAGAAATGCAGCGTATGCGACCTGATGGTGCGCTGTATGCCCAAGGTAAATTTGCGCTAACGCAAACCGAAGGTAAGGCTTTGATTGAGCGCAAGCCAGAGCGTTCTAGAATTTTATTGCGCATGATGCTTAGCTACTATTTAGATATACCATGGTTGTTAAAGCGAAAGGGTTTCTCACGCCGCACGACAGGTGGCGGTGCTGGGGTTATCCGCCTGTTCTTATCACTTCAAGATCGCCATATACCGCTCTGGACGAACAGCCCGATGCGCGAGCTGATCGTGGAAGACGATCGTGTTGTAGGTGCGATTGTTGAGCAACAGGGCCAACGTATGCGGATTAAGGCGCGCAAAGCTGTGATGTTAGGTGCCGGCGGTTTCGAGCATAACCAAGCAATGCGTGAACAGTACTTGCCTCAGCCGACAAATACTGAGTGGAGTGCAGGCTGTAAACATAATACCGGTGATGCGATTCGTGCAGGTGAGGCGATTGGTGCGCAAACTGCGCTGATGAATAATGCCTGGTGGTGTACCACCAAAGAAATGCCTAATCGTCCCTATCCCTTTTTGAGCATTGTAAATAAATCCTTGCCCGGCACTATCTGTGTGAACAAAAATGGCGAGCGCTTCTCCAATGAGTCGCAGAACTATATGTCATTTCTGTTGGAAACCTTTGAACAATACCAGGCTGGTAATCCCTGTGTACCTGCCTATATGGTGTTTGACCAAAGTTTTAGAGACAAGCGCAGCGTTTGGCCATGGGCTTTACCTGACAAAATGATTCCTAAAGAATATTTTACCGAAGGTGTGATTGCCAAAGGCGCAACGCCTGCAGAATTAGCCGAAAAGTTAGGTATTGATCCGCAAGGCTTAAGTCAAACAATACAGCGTTTCAACGGTTTTGCAGAAACGGGTAAAGACCTTGATTTTAAACGCGGCGATGCTGCTTATGACCGTTACTATGGCGACTCATCGGTTAAGCCAAACCCTTGCTTGGGCAAGCTTGAACAAGCCCCTTTTTATGCGGTGCGGATTAATCCGGGTGACTTCGGCACACAGGGTGGTATGGTTATTAATCAATATGCGCAGGTGCAGCATAGCGATGGCGCGCCTATTCCCGGCTTATATGCTTTTGGCAATAATTCTGCTGCAGTGTTGCCGACTTATCCTGGCCCGGGTTCTACTTTGGGGCCGGCTATGACATTTGCCTATCAGGCATCTAAGCACGTTTATAATTTCGCCGATGAGTAA
- a CDS encoding pyruvate, water dikinase — protein sequence MSKPTLLFFEQISDQAVGGKAKGLAELTQLGFNVPAGFVIQNAKQNVYPDDLAEAYEKIGSAKVAVRSSALGEDAADNSFAGQYETILNVQGLSDLQQAINDCVASLDAEHAAAYQAAKGEAAETTMCVVVQQMVDAKAAGVLFTVDPVSGRHDRLVIDAVEGLGEALVSGETTPDHYEMDESGKMTRVDLAGEHQILEQKTLHELWRASREGAKKMGRPLDMEWATNADGEVLWLQARPITTVGSDLRELDDPIRDHEVLTRSNVSEIIPGACCPLTLSTQVRAFSKMLELLLNGCSGRKPSQVPPNDIGMPYSQGYLFVNLSAQVDVARYSALYSAENTALPICGRVVDELKEPVGRKNIISRILAIRHFYRYVADTKSNIAEFAQAFQSFYIPYKHTVEAMYQSIDDNLSWLYEANRTHGHSSCRSGTFETIMQNVISKGKKVPTADEQAIQAKVLAGAQSVESALLVEQMDALVDLIAEHPKAREKFADVDVDAAIKWLNSKAAGPIRNAYLLFLENHGHRGYRELELMTPSWVDDQVPLVEPMQASVHARFQGLGSTKATQHFDLSSQPWLVRFLAPKAHDAIRGREQTKSLLVKTTHYFKRAYRYLGELMQKKKLLEQAEDVFFLMHDELGAYILADDRADQVAAVKEKIRLRKLAFEFQEKLEFSELVVGKPEPLEQQNFELQDGEMQGRPVSKGVVEGVARVAMNVREAAELQPGEILIAPITDVAWTPYFSLIAGLATDVGSAVSHGAVIAREYGLPCIVNLQGATSVFSTGDRVRLNAETGVLSKLDAASEEQAA from the coding sequence ATGAGCAAACCGACACTGTTATTTTTTGAACAAATCAGTGATCAGGCAGTAGGTGGCAAAGCAAAGGGTTTGGCTGAGCTGACGCAGCTTGGTTTTAATGTGCCAGCTGGGTTTGTGATTCAAAACGCAAAGCAAAATGTCTATCCAGATGACTTAGCAGAGGCGTATGAGAAAATTGGCAGCGCTAAGGTTGCGGTGCGTTCTTCAGCATTGGGTGAAGACGCGGCAGATAATTCATTTGCCGGCCAGTATGAAACGATTCTCAATGTGCAGGGCTTATCGGATTTGCAACAGGCAATAAACGATTGCGTTGCGTCCTTGGATGCAGAACATGCGGCAGCCTACCAGGCGGCAAAAGGGGAAGCGGCTGAAACAACGATGTGCGTAGTCGTTCAGCAGATGGTTGATGCGAAAGCCGCAGGTGTGCTGTTTACCGTTGATCCAGTCAGCGGTCGGCACGATAGGTTGGTGATCGATGCAGTCGAAGGCTTAGGAGAAGCCTTAGTCAGCGGTGAAACTACGCCAGATCATTATGAGATGGATGAGTCAGGTAAAATGACTCGGGTTGATCTTGCCGGTGAGCATCAAATTCTTGAGCAAAAAACCTTGCATGAGCTTTGGCGCGCATCGCGAGAGGGCGCGAAAAAAATGGGTCGGCCACTCGATATGGAATGGGCTACCAATGCCGATGGTGAAGTGCTTTGGCTTCAGGCGCGGCCGATTACCACCGTCGGCTCGGACCTGCGCGAATTAGATGATCCCATTCGAGATCATGAAGTGTTAACCCGCAGTAATGTGTCTGAGATTATACCAGGTGCATGCTGCCCATTAACCTTATCTACACAGGTTCGCGCTTTTAGCAAAATGTTAGAATTATTGCTCAATGGCTGCTCTGGACGAAAACCTAGTCAGGTTCCACCCAACGATATTGGCATGCCTTATTCTCAAGGCTATTTGTTTGTAAACTTATCAGCGCAGGTGGACGTGGCGCGTTATTCGGCATTATATTCTGCGGAAAATACAGCGTTACCCATTTGTGGCCGAGTGGTTGATGAGCTTAAAGAGCCTGTCGGGCGCAAAAATATCATCAGTCGTATTTTAGCGATTCGTCATTTTTATCGCTATGTGGCAGATACTAAAAGCAATATTGCCGAGTTTGCGCAAGCTTTCCAATCATTTTATATCCCTTACAAACATACGGTCGAGGCTATGTACCAGTCGATCGATGATAATTTGTCTTGGCTGTATGAGGCTAACCGAACTCACGGACATTCATCATGCCGCTCAGGAACGTTTGAAACAATCATGCAAAACGTGATATCGAAAGGCAAGAAGGTTCCCACAGCTGACGAACAAGCGATTCAAGCAAAAGTGTTAGCCGGTGCGCAGTCGGTTGAGTCAGCCCTATTGGTTGAACAAATGGATGCGCTGGTTGACTTAATTGCCGAGCATCCTAAGGCGCGCGAAAAGTTTGCCGATGTTGATGTGGATGCGGCGATAAAATGGCTTAATTCAAAAGCGGCAGGGCCAATCAGAAATGCCTATCTATTGTTTCTCGAGAATCACGGGCACCGTGGTTATCGTGAGCTAGAGTTGATGACGCCATCGTGGGTGGATGATCAGGTGCCCTTGGTCGAGCCGATGCAGGCGTCTGTGCATGCAAGGTTTCAAGGCCTTGGCAGCACCAAAGCAACGCAACATTTTGATCTTTCAAGTCAGCCTTGGCTGGTCAGGTTTCTGGCACCAAAAGCGCACGATGCAATTCGCGGTCGCGAGCAAACGAAATCACTGTTGGTGAAAACTACGCACTATTTCAAGCGTGCCTATCGCTACTTGGGCGAACTTATGCAGAAGAAAAAGCTGCTTGAGCAGGCAGAGGATGTGTTTTTCCTGATGCACGATGAATTAGGAGCCTATATTTTGGCGGACGACCGCGCTGATCAAGTGGCTGCAGTAAAAGAGAAGATTAGACTGCGTAAACTCGCGTTCGAATTCCAAGAAAAACTGGAGTTTAGTGAATTGGTCGTGGGTAAGCCTGAGCCATTGGAGCAGCAAAATTTTGAGCTGCAAGACGGCGAGATGCAGGGTCGGCCGGTCAGCAAAGGTGTTGTTGAGGGGGTTGCTCGCGTGGCGATGAATGTGCGCGAGGCGGCCGAGCTTCAGCCGGGTGAAATTTTAATTGCGCCGATAACCGATGTTGCGTGGACGCCGTATTTTAGCTTGATTGCTGGCTTGGCCACGGATGTCGGCAGTGCGGTGTCGCATGGTGCGGTGATTGCGCGTGAATACGGTCTGCCCTGTATTGTAAACTTGCAAGGCGCAACCAGCGTATTTAGCACCGGTGACCGCGTTCGCTTAAACGCCGAAACTGGCGTGCTATCAAAGCTTGATGCTGCAAGCGAAGAGCAAGCGGCATAA
- a CDS encoding Rieske 2Fe-2S domain-containing protein — protein sequence MNIPAVELAAHSPTQTQTRFGRGWYCLGLSSDYGEEPVSLDYFATRLVAYRGADWKVHVLDAYCPHMGADLAEGEVEGNLLVCPFHHWKWGADGVCQEIPYADKIPPKACIKSWPTLEKNGLLYLWYDPENNPPIAEQEMPDQPEYYDDGWSEWKLSKMRVHNNSRELIDNMADMAHFGPVHGAGALSFKNIAHKHTYTQVMEGDPEDMERAIAMSSRATYYGPAIMTTEMTVELEGGMLLESRLLVSHVPVNDNCFDLRFGLLFKRIDGIPRDLMDYIIGKHSRSTTEGFMDDVHIWHNKTRVDNPVLCDGDGPVNILRKWYEQFYVDIADVPKRWDEAKEYVVEVKSRK from the coding sequence ATGAATATACCCGCTGTAGAGTTAGCTGCCCACTCACCAACTCAAACACAAACCCGCTTTGGCCGAGGCTGGTATTGTTTAGGCCTTTCCAGTGATTATGGCGAAGAGCCGGTTTCCTTGGATTATTTTGCCACCCGTTTGGTAGCCTACAGAGGCGCTGATTGGAAAGTGCATGTGCTCGATGCCTATTGTCCGCACATGGGGGCGGACTTAGCTGAGGGTGAAGTTGAGGGCAATCTACTTGTGTGTCCATTTCATCACTGGAAATGGGGTGCAGACGGCGTATGCCAAGAAATTCCTTATGCAGATAAAATTCCACCGAAAGCCTGTATTAAGTCATGGCCGACACTAGAGAAGAATGGTCTGCTTTATCTTTGGTATGACCCTGAAAACAATCCTCCTATCGCAGAGCAAGAGATGCCGGATCAGCCTGAATATTATGATGACGGTTGGTCTGAGTGGAAACTGAGCAAGATGCGTGTACACAATAATAGCCGAGAATTAATTGATAATATGGCGGATATGGCGCACTTTGGCCCGGTGCATGGTGCTGGCGCCTTAAGCTTTAAGAATATTGCCCATAAGCATACCTACACCCAAGTTATGGAGGGTGACCCCGAAGATATGGAGCGTGCCATCGCAATGTCTAGTCGAGCAACCTATTATGGCCCGGCAATTATGACCACAGAAATGACGGTTGAGCTTGAAGGCGGGATGTTGCTTGAGTCGCGACTATTGGTCTCTCACGTTCCGGTAAATGATAACTGCTTTGACTTGCGCTTTGGTTTATTATTCAAGCGCATCGATGGCATCCCTCGCGATCTGATGGATTATATTATCGGCAAACATTCGCGCTCAACTACCGAAGGTTTTATGGATGACGTGCATATTTGGCATAATAAAACCCGAGTCGATAATCCGGTCTTATGTGATGGTGACGGGCCAGTGAATATTTTACGCAAATGGTATGAGCAATTTTATGTCGATATTGCTGATGTGCCAAAGCGTTGGGACGAGGCTAAAGAATACGTGGTTGAAGTCAAAAGCCGAAAGTAA
- a CDS encoding TetR/AcrR family transcriptional regulator has translation MPVNQNSSRGRPFDADGSITRKKIIDSARECFAKQGYGSATNKMIAESAGVTASAIYNYFPAKKDIFLAVFQEGESYMADKYEQSICQIDSPLAALCQLLECNLEIYRNRPDLPPFFGHIQSEISRYPELVEAMANRESKISPIFSRLVKAAQQQGEFNQRLPAENIEAMILSAILGLALFGLHTDSASHHRNIEAFKLLLQGALH, from the coding sequence TTGCCAGTAAATCAGAATTCCAGTCGCGGGCGCCCGTTTGATGCAGACGGCAGCATCACCCGTAAAAAAATTATCGATAGCGCACGCGAATGTTTCGCCAAGCAGGGCTATGGTAGCGCCACCAATAAAATGATCGCAGAGTCTGCGGGCGTGACTGCATCGGCGATTTACAATTATTTTCCAGCCAAAAAGGACATCTTCTTAGCCGTTTTTCAAGAAGGTGAGAGCTATATGGCAGATAAGTATGAACAGTCGATTTGCCAGATCGACTCACCGTTGGCTGCACTATGCCAACTGCTGGAGTGCAATCTTGAGATTTACCGTAACCGCCCCGATTTACCGCCATTTTTTGGCCATATTCAATCGGAAATCAGCCGTTATCCAGAACTGGTTGAGGCTATGGCAAATCGCGAGAGTAAAATTAGCCCGATTTTTTCACGCCTGGTGAAAGCCGCTCAGCAGCAGGGCGAATTTAATCAACGCCTGCCCGCAGAGAACATCGAAGCAATGATACTGTCAGCTATTCTAGGGCTTGCGTTGTTTGGTTTACATACCGACTCGGCATCGCACCACCGCAATATTGAGGCATTTAAGCTATTGCTTCAAGGTGCGCTGCACTAA